A stretch of the Thiomicrorhabdus xiamenensis genome encodes the following:
- the aspS gene encoding aspartate--tRNA ligase: protein MRTHYCGQVTETLIDQTVQVAGWVHRRRDHGGVIFIDLRDREGLVQVVVNPDAAENFSKAEKLRAECVLSITGKVIPRTEGTINPNMATGKIEIVAEKLDVLSMAEPIPFQLDEKNVGEETRLKYRYIDLRRDEMQNNLRLRYGITRAMRRYLDDNGFMDMETPILTKSTPEGARDYLVPSRTHPNKFFALPQSPQLFKQLLMMSGFDRYYQITRCFRDEDLRADRQPEFTQLDIETSFMSEEQVMQTMEGLTKTIFKEAIGYEFEGDFPRMTYAEAIEKYGIDRPDLRIDMQLVDIADLLQDIEFKVFAGPAKDPKGRVVALRVPGAGSMSRKEIDEYTKFVGIYGAKGLAYIKVNDMSAGIDGLQSPIIKFFPDQVMQIMERVGAQDGDIVFFGADSAKVVNDAIGALRVKLGEDLGMLEGRFKPVWVVDFPMFEEDEETARMVAIHHPFTQPKATTEEILNHDAPHQMLSRAYDLVINGLEVGGGSVRIHDSKMQAAVFKLLGISDEEAQDKFGFLLDALKYGCPPHAGMAFGLDRLVMILGDIPSIRDVIAFPKTQSAACPLTEAPGMVDNAQLQELLLRFRKPVRSADK from the coding sequence ATGCGTACGCATTATTGTGGACAAGTAACAGAAACTTTAATCGATCAGACGGTACAGGTTGCCGGTTGGGTACACCGTCGTCGCGATCACGGTGGCGTAATCTTTATCGATCTGCGTGACCGTGAAGGGCTTGTTCAAGTTGTTGTTAATCCTGATGCTGCTGAAAATTTCAGCAAAGCCGAAAAATTACGTGCCGAATGTGTTCTGAGCATTACCGGGAAAGTTATTCCTCGTACCGAGGGAACGATTAACCCGAATATGGCGACCGGTAAAATCGAAATCGTTGCCGAGAAACTTGATGTCTTGAGTATGGCGGAACCGATCCCGTTCCAATTGGACGAGAAGAATGTCGGTGAAGAGACGCGACTGAAATACCGTTATATCGATTTGCGACGCGATGAAATGCAGAACAACCTGAGATTGCGTTACGGGATTACGCGCGCTATGCGTCGTTACCTTGACGACAACGGTTTTATGGATATGGAAACGCCGATTCTGACCAAGTCGACGCCGGAAGGTGCGCGTGATTATCTGGTTCCAAGCCGTACCCATCCAAATAAATTCTTTGCCTTGCCGCAATCGCCACAGCTTTTCAAGCAGCTGCTGATGATGTCCGGTTTTGATCGCTATTATCAGATCACGCGCTGTTTCCGTGATGAAGATCTGCGTGCCGACCGTCAGCCGGAATTTACCCAGCTGGATATCGAAACCTCTTTCATGAGCGAAGAACAGGTTATGCAGACGATGGAAGGTCTGACAAAAACCATCTTCAAAGAAGCGATCGGCTATGAATTCGAAGGGGATTTCCCGCGCATGACTTATGCCGAAGCGATCGAGAAATACGGTATTGATCGCCCTGATCTGCGTATCGACATGCAGTTGGTGGACATTGCCGACCTTCTACAGGATATCGAATTCAAGGTTTTTGCCGGTCCGGCGAAAGACCCGAAAGGGCGTGTAGTCGCTCTGCGCGTTCCGGGAGCGGGTTCCATGTCGCGTAAAGAGATTGACGAATATACCAAATTTGTCGGTATTTACGGCGCCAAAGGTCTTGCCTATATTAAGGTCAACGATATGTCAGCCGGAATCGACGGTTTGCAGTCTCCGATCATTAAATTCTTCCCTGATCAGGTAATGCAGATCATGGAACGTGTTGGCGCTCAGGATGGCGATATCGTCTTCTTCGGTGCAGACAGTGCGAAAGTCGTTAACGATGCGATCGGTGCGCTGCGTGTTAAACTGGGTGAAGATCTGGGAATGCTGGAAGGGCGTTTCAAACCTGTTTGGGTTGTTGATTTCCCGATGTTTGAAGAAGACGAAGAGACAGCGCGTATGGTGGCGATTCACCATCCGTTTACCCAGCCGAAAGCGACAACCGAAGAAATTCTTAACCATGATGCGCCGCACCAGATGCTGTCACGCGCCTATGACCTGGTTATTAACGGTCTGGAAGTCGGTGGCGGTTCGGTCCGTATTCACGACAGCAAGATGCAGGCTGCGGTCTTCAAGTTGCTGGGAATCAGCGACGAAGAAGCACAAGATAAGTTCGGCTTCCTACTGGATGCTCTGAAGTACGGTTGTCCTCCGCATGCCGGTATGGCGTTCGGGTTGGATCGTCTGGTCATGATTCTGGGTGATATTCCTTCGATTCGCGATGTAATCGCTTTCCCGAAAACACAATCGGCGGCTTGTCCTCTGACCGAAGCACCGGGAATGGTTGATAATGCCCAGCTGCAAGAGTTGTTGTTGCGTTTCCGTAAGCCGGT
- a CDS encoding DUF502 domain-containing protein, with protein sequence MSFLKRYLIAGLLVWLPLGVTLAVIKFLVDLFDRSLLLLPLEYRPETLLGFNIPGLGILLSFLLILITGVLAANLLGSKLVGIWESILSRIPLVRSIYKAVKQIAEAVFGSGEQTFQNVFLIEYPRKGLWTLAFQTGKNMSEPQRKTGFDEVVNLFVPTTPNPTSGFFIMADRKEVVKLDIEVDDALKMVISGGVVAPDSLPQAAEELSKAEAVREEKNSDR encoded by the coding sequence ATGTCCTTTTTAAAGCGTTATTTGATTGCCGGTCTTCTGGTGTGGCTCCCTCTTGGTGTGACCCTCGCCGTCATCAAGTTCCTGGTTGATCTGTTTGATCGCAGTCTGTTATTGCTGCCGTTGGAATACCGACCTGAAACCCTTTTGGGATTCAATATTCCGGGGTTGGGAATTCTTCTGTCCTTCCTGCTGATTTTGATTACCGGTGTTCTGGCCGCGAACCTTCTTGGCAGTAAATTGGTCGGCATTTGGGAATCGATTCTGTCGAGAATTCCGCTGGTTCGAAGCATTTACAAAGCGGTGAAACAGATTGCCGAGGCGGTTTTCGGCTCCGGCGAGCAGACATTCCAGAATGTCTTTCTGATTGAATACCCTCGTAAAGGGTTGTGGACGCTGGCTTTCCAAACCGGAAAAAATATGTCGGAGCCGCAGCGAAAAACCGGATTCGATGAAGTCGTCAATCTGTTTGTTCCGACGACGCCGAATCCGACCTCCGGCTTCTTTATCATGGCGGATCGCAAAGAGGTGGTTAAGTTGGATATTGAGGTCGATGATGCTTTGAAAATGGTGATTTCCGGAGGTGTTGTTGCGCCGGACTCACTGCCGCAGGCTGCGGAAGAATTGAGTAAAGCGGAAGCGGTTCGCGAGGAAAAGAATTCCGATAGATAG
- a CDS encoding HPP family protein, with translation MFIVYSPEGQSLALTVQQLPVLRVDPATRVNKVEDTGLEQLKPDEGKQQSVLAGQSKALRAYQQSAKEQPQRRVAVQVAEIMSEPLITINQEATLAQAFDRMTRLKIDYLPVVDETTLVGLLSRERLLHKILLDDNGEIEVGGEKQVFDVMQKQVITTSRDTDIRQVAQVFSEYRVGALVIMNSVEQPIGMVTRGDLIKRLAKEPPIEIYI, from the coding sequence ATGTTTATTGTCTATAGCCCGGAAGGCCAGTCGTTAGCTTTAACCGTGCAGCAGCTTCCTGTTCTGAGGGTTGACCCTGCCACTCGGGTAAATAAAGTGGAGGATACCGGGTTAGAGCAGTTGAAACCGGACGAGGGGAAGCAGCAGTCGGTTCTGGCCGGTCAAAGCAAGGCGTTGAGAGCTTATCAGCAGAGCGCCAAGGAGCAGCCACAGAGACGGGTTGCGGTTCAGGTCGCCGAAATTATGTCCGAACCGCTGATTACCATCAACCAGGAGGCGACTCTGGCACAGGCATTCGATCGGATGACGCGCTTGAAAATCGACTATCTGCCGGTTGTAGACGAAACGACGCTTGTCGGTCTTCTTAGTCGGGAACGTTTGCTGCATAAAATATTGCTGGACGACAATGGCGAAATTGAGGTTGGCGGCGAGAAGCAGGTTTTCGATGTTATGCAGAAACAGGTGATTACCACTAGTCGGGATACCGATATCCGTCAGGTTGCTCAGGTATTCAGCGAATATCGTGTCGGTGCTCTGGTTATCATGAATTCCGTCGAGCAGCCTATCGGTATGGTGACGCGCGGCGACCTGATCAAGCGGCTTGCCAAGGAGCCGCCGATTGAAATCTATATCTGA
- a CDS encoding polyprenyl synthetase family protein, with protein sequence MHTQLNLYQQRINQYLSLKVSQLKQTTCPQKLQEAIAYATLDQGKRLRPALVYACGEALNMPLEILDTPAAAVELIHCYSLVHDDLPAMDDDELRRGKPTAHIQYDEATAILVGDAQQTLAFQLIATDGHINDHNKIEMIKVLTHAAGLNGMIGGQQIDIDSAGKLPEQSALERMHQLKTGALIQASLLLGACQHPAYPQIKEDLIIYAKAVGLAFQVQDDILDITSDTETLGKPQGSDLKADKSTYPKLLGLRKAQAYRDNLVIEAKKALQRLPFKSDFLWDLTDYIASREH encoded by the coding sequence TTGCATACTCAACTAAACCTCTATCAACAGCGCATCAATCAATACTTGTCACTGAAAGTAAGTCAGCTTAAGCAGACAACTTGTCCGCAAAAACTTCAGGAAGCTATTGCCTATGCGACTCTGGACCAGGGAAAACGACTTCGACCTGCATTGGTTTATGCTTGCGGGGAAGCCCTGAATATGCCTCTGGAAATACTGGATACGCCTGCGGCTGCCGTTGAATTGATTCATTGCTACTCACTGGTACATGACGATCTTCCGGCAATGGACGATGACGAGCTTAGAAGAGGAAAGCCGACCGCGCATATTCAATACGACGAAGCGACGGCTATCTTGGTTGGCGACGCTCAACAGACCCTGGCATTCCAACTGATTGCGACCGACGGACATATCAACGATCACAATAAAATCGAGATGATCAAAGTGCTGACGCACGCCGCCGGCTTAAACGGGATGATCGGTGGCCAGCAGATCGACATCGATTCCGCCGGAAAGTTACCGGAGCAATCGGCACTCGAACGGATGCATCAGCTAAAAACCGGCGCGCTGATCCAGGCCTCCCTTCTCCTTGGTGCCTGCCAGCATCCTGCATACCCGCAAATCAAGGAAGACCTTATCATCTACGCCAAGGCGGTCGGACTGGCCTTTCAGGTACAGGACGACATTCTGGACATCACTTCCGATACCGAAACCCTTGGTAAACCGCAGGGATCGGATCTAAAAGCAGACAAATCCACATATCCGAAACTGCTTGGATTGCGCAAGGCACAGGCCTATCGTGACAACCTGGTCATTGAAGCCAAAAAAGCCCTGCAACGCCTGCCGTTTAAGAGTGATTTTCTGTGGGATTTAACGGACTATATTGCATCACGCGAGCATTAA
- the queD gene encoding 6-carboxytetrahydropterin synthase QueD has product MAQKFVLKTVLDFAAAHTLQGYPGDCSKLHGHNWKIEVQIVGSQLNEIGMVVDFKEIKRHAKEVIKELDHTYLNDHPHFTQINPTAENIAAFLYRQIAERISDERVAMHSITVWENDRNCVIYSEDE; this is encoded by the coding sequence ATGGCGCAAAAATTTGTATTAAAAACCGTTCTTGATTTTGCCGCAGCCCACACTCTGCAAGGCTACCCCGGCGACTGTTCGAAACTGCACGGACATAACTGGAAAATTGAAGTCCAGATTGTCGGCAGTCAACTGAATGAAATCGGAATGGTCGTTGACTTCAAGGAAATCAAACGTCACGCCAAAGAGGTGATCAAAGAGTTGGATCACACCTATCTGAACGACCACCCGCATTTCACTCAGATCAACCCGACGGCTGAAAACATTGCTGCATTCCTGTACCGCCAGATTGCTGAACGCATCAGCGATGAACGAGTTGCTATGCACAGCATTACCGTCTGGGAAAACGACCGCAACTGCGTCATCTATTCGGAAGACGAATAA
- a CDS encoding prepilin peptidase, which translates to MQTHLMTPIVELPLFLTIAFSLLLGLIIGSFLSMLTWRMPRFLFEADENTPHYKIMSMDRSHCPHCHVALPWYRLIPLFSWLYSKGKCHNCHEPISKRYPLIELSSALSTTAVIMYFGLSPLGLVALVFTWYLLAITVIDIEHQLILDNLSLPLLWLGLLLNTQEVFTSLEMAVWGAALGYLLLWLVFHGFRLATGKEGMGYGDFKMLAALGAWFGVMALAQIVLIAAVSSIVITILLSLIKLQKHDAPFAFGPFLALAGWITLFAGSNLI; encoded by the coding sequence ATGCAAACACACCTAATGACGCCAATTGTGGAGCTGCCTCTCTTTTTAACGATTGCATTTTCCCTTCTTCTCGGTCTGATTATCGGCAGCTTCTTAAGCATGCTGACCTGGCGCATGCCGCGCTTTTTATTCGAAGCGGACGAAAATACCCCGCATTACAAAATAATGAGCATGGATCGTTCACATTGTCCGCATTGTCATGTCGCCCTGCCCTGGTACCGACTTATCCCACTCTTTAGCTGGCTTTACAGCAAAGGTAAATGCCACAACTGCCACGAACCGATCTCTAAACGCTATCCACTGATCGAACTCAGCAGCGCACTGTCGACAACTGCGGTCATCATGTATTTCGGCCTTTCACCCTTAGGGCTTGTCGCTTTGGTTTTTACCTGGTACCTGCTGGCCATTACCGTCATTGATATCGAACATCAATTGATTCTAGACAACCTGAGCTTGCCATTGCTTTGGCTCGGCCTACTCTTAAATACTCAGGAAGTTTTCACCAGCCTCGAAATGGCCGTCTGGGGTGCCGCACTGGGCTACCTGCTTTTATGGCTGGTTTTTCACGGCTTTCGTCTGGCCACAGGAAAAGAAGGAATGGGGTATGGTGATTTCAAAATGCTGGCGGCATTGGGCGCTTGGTTCGGCGTCATGGCGCTCGCGCAAATTGTGCTGATCGCCGCCGTAAGCAGTATTGTGATCACAATCCTTTTAAGCCTGATCAAACTGCAAAAACACGATGCGCCTTTTGCTTTCGGTCCATTCTTGGCACTGGCCGGCTGGATCACCCTCTTTGCCGGAAGCAACCTTATTTAA
- a CDS encoding DUF3579 domain-containing protein yields the protein MQIGKRIVHCKYVIQGVTEDGRKFRPSDWIDRISSMGASFGESHRLVYSDLLHPELYEGQKCLIIDTELEIKNPNMYQYVMNFVQSNGLKMTQVCDVDEEKLGS from the coding sequence ATGCAAATAGGCAAGAGAATAGTGCATTGTAAATACGTTATTCAAGGTGTGACCGAGGACGGTCGAAAATTTAGGCCAAGTGATTGGATTGATCGGATTTCTTCAATGGGTGCTTCCTTTGGTGAATCGCATCGACTGGTGTATTCCGATTTGCTGCATCCTGAATTGTATGAAGGGCAGAAGTGTTTGATTATCGATACCGAGCTGGAAATTAAAAACCCCAATATGTATCAATATGTTATGAACTTCGTTCAGAGTAATGGTCTGAAAATGACTCAGGTCTGCGATGTCGATGAAGAAAAGTTGGGAAGCTGA
- a CDS encoding 3-deoxy-7-phosphoheptulonate synthase — MSTYQTDDLRIKNITEVRSPQDLHELYPITELASQTVYDTRQQIHNILAGRDDRILVVIGPCSIHDPGAARDYAAQLKGQIEKHKDDLLIVMRVYFEKPRTTVGWKGLINDPNLDESFEINKGLGLARKLLSDVNNMGVPAATEFLDLISPQYVADLISWGAIGARTTESQGHRELASGLSCPVGFKNGTDGSVRIAVDAIRAANNPHIFMSLTKEGHSAIFETTGNEDCHVILRGGNQGPNYEAPYVSKAVQQLSEAGVQSKLMVDCSHANSNKDHTRQMIVAQSIADQLKDGSDAIMGVMVESHLVGGRQDVQPGKQLTYGQSITDACIDWESSTELLDMLAEGVRQRREKSKA; from the coding sequence ATGAGCACGTATCAGACTGACGATTTACGGATTAAAAACATTACCGAAGTTCGCTCTCCGCAGGACCTGCATGAGCTTTACCCTATCACCGAGTTAGCGTCGCAAACGGTGTACGATACTCGCCAGCAGATCCATAACATTCTGGCTGGACGTGACGACCGTATCCTGGTGGTAATCGGCCCATGCTCCATACATGATCCGGGCGCGGCCAGAGATTATGCCGCTCAGCTTAAAGGACAGATCGAAAAGCATAAGGACGACCTGCTGATCGTTATGCGCGTCTATTTTGAAAAGCCTCGCACCACCGTCGGCTGGAAAGGCCTGATTAACGATCCAAACCTGGACGAGTCTTTCGAGATCAACAAAGGGTTAGGCCTGGCGCGTAAATTACTCTCCGACGTCAACAACATGGGCGTACCGGCCGCAACCGAATTTCTGGATCTGATCTCGCCACAGTATGTTGCCGACCTGATCTCTTGGGGAGCTATTGGGGCTCGTACAACCGAAAGCCAGGGACACCGTGAACTGGCATCCGGGCTTTCCTGCCCGGTCGGTTTCAAAAACGGTACCGACGGCAGTGTGCGTATCGCGGTTGACGCCATTCGCGCAGCCAACAACCCGCACATTTTCATGTCCTTGACTAAAGAAGGTCATTCGGCGATTTTTGAGACGACCGGAAATGAAGATTGCCACGTTATTTTACGCGGAGGCAATCAAGGCCCGAACTATGAAGCGCCATACGTTTCAAAAGCCGTCCAGCAATTGAGCGAAGCAGGTGTACAGAGCAAACTGATGGTCGATTGCAGCCACGCGAACAGCAACAAAGACCACACCCGCCAAATGATTGTCGCTCAATCCATTGCCGACCAGCTTAAAGACGGTTCGGATGCAATTATGGGTGTCATGGTGGAGAGTCATCTTGTCGGCGGAAGACAGGATGTTCAGCCAGGCAAACAGTTGACCTACGGGCAGAGCATCACCGATGCGTGTATCGACTGGGAAAGCAGCACCGAATTGCTCGACATGCTAGCTGAAGGTGTACGCCAGAGACGAGAAAAGTCAAAAGCGTAA
- the thiL gene encoding thiamine-phosphate kinase, producing MEFDLIERYFTPLSLGLPEGDLSIGDDGALITIPPEHQLVVVTDTLVSGVHFPHETRAYDIAWKALAVNLSDLAAMGASPIGFSLGLSLPKTCAESEQWMADFSQGFHDLVASTGMKIPLVGGDTTRSDILTLTVSAKGVVRKGRAVLRSGAEAGDIVAVTGVLGEGALGLALALDTLSTELKTGLSEQDQRHALNYLNRPIPQLAMGQCLYPLANSAIDISDGLLQDLGHILERSSMSTGKPLGARVELNDLPLSSGVRKLVAQEALWQMPLSGGDEYQLCLTVKPENWSALQALAAEHDVVLSRIGEITGYAGIELTLCGEGDAVPDFAGFQHF from the coding sequence ATGGAATTTGATCTGATTGAGCGTTATTTCACTCCTCTAAGCCTTGGTTTGCCGGAAGGTGATTTGAGTATCGGCGATGACGGTGCGCTGATAACTATTCCTCCGGAGCATCAATTGGTCGTGGTAACGGATACTCTGGTCAGTGGCGTCCACTTTCCGCATGAAACCCGGGCCTATGACATTGCCTGGAAGGCTTTAGCGGTCAATTTGAGTGATTTGGCCGCGATGGGGGCGTCGCCAATCGGTTTTTCTCTTGGGTTGAGTTTACCGAAAACCTGTGCCGAGTCTGAGCAATGGATGGCTGATTTCAGTCAAGGATTTCATGATCTGGTTGCATCAACCGGTATGAAAATTCCGTTGGTTGGGGGAGATACGACGCGCAGCGATATTCTGACGCTCACGGTCAGTGCTAAAGGCGTTGTTCGCAAAGGGCGCGCAGTCCTGCGTTCAGGAGCTGAAGCGGGAGATATTGTTGCGGTCACTGGCGTTCTCGGCGAGGGAGCTTTGGGGTTGGCCTTGGCGCTGGATACCTTATCAACTGAATTGAAAACGGGGTTGAGTGAGCAAGATCAACGGCACGCTTTGAATTACTTGAATCGACCGATCCCCCAGTTGGCTATGGGGCAATGTTTGTATCCTCTGGCCAATAGCGCGATCGATATTTCCGATGGCTTGTTGCAAGATTTAGGGCACATTCTTGAGCGCTCCTCGATGTCCACCGGGAAGCCCCTTGGGGCACGGGTTGAATTGAACGATCTACCGCTCTCTTCGGGTGTACGCAAACTTGTTGCTCAAGAAGCTTTGTGGCAGATGCCGCTAAGCGGAGGTGACGAGTACCAGCTCTGTCTGACGGTGAAGCCGGAAAACTGGTCTGCTTTGCAGGCATTGGCTGCTGAACATGACGTTGTCCTCTCCAGGATCGGCGAAATTACTGGGTATGCCGGAATCGAGTTGACGCTGTGCGGAGAGGGGGATGCTGTACCGGATTTTGCTGGGTTTCAGCATTTTTAA
- the nusB gene encoding transcription antitermination factor NusB, whose product MKITDSIQPGQGEEIIEKEPQVSPRSQSRRVALQALYQWQLTNASVLEIMKQFSEDGYLEQLDFDLFKELLNQVTEEAGDLDQMYVDFIDRDIKRLDPVERAILRIGSYELRSKLETPYKVVINEAVELAKRFGAEESHKFVNGVLDKVAKQVRSLEVNA is encoded by the coding sequence ATGAAAATTACCGATTCGATTCAGCCTGGACAGGGCGAAGAAATTATAGAAAAAGAGCCGCAAGTCTCGCCGCGCAGTCAGTCGCGCCGAGTCGCTTTGCAGGCGCTTTACCAGTGGCAGTTGACGAATGCTTCTGTTCTGGAGATTATGAAACAGTTCAGTGAAGACGGTTATCTGGAGCAACTGGATTTCGATCTTTTTAAAGAGTTGTTGAATCAGGTTACCGAAGAAGCCGGCGATCTGGATCAGATGTATGTTGATTTTATCGATCGTGATATCAAGCGTCTGGATCCGGTTGAACGTGCCATTCTGCGTATCGGCAGTTATGAGTTGCGCAGTAAGTTGGAAACGCCTTACAAGGTTGTCATTAACGAGGCGGTTGAGCTTGCCAAACGCTTCGGGGCTGAAGAGAGTCATAAGTTTGTTAATGGCGTTCTTGATAAGGTTGCCAAGCAGGTTCGAAGCCTGGAAGTCAATGCCTAG
- the ribE gene encoding 6,7-dimethyl-8-ribityllumazine synthase, with protein sequence MKTVEGNLTAQGMKIGLVVGRFNSFVVDHLVAGAVDTIVRHGGSEDNITKVMVPGAFEIPVAANKMAQSGDYDAIVAIGAVIRGGTPHFDYVAGECVKGIGQIQLQTGVPVSFGVLTVDTIEQAIERAGTKAGNKGEECTLAAIEMVNVLKQI encoded by the coding sequence ATGAAAACAGTTGAAGGAAATCTAACCGCACAAGGAATGAAAATCGGTCTGGTAGTAGGTCGTTTTAACAGTTTTGTCGTCGATCACCTGGTTGCGGGTGCGGTCGATACCATTGTTCGTCACGGTGGTTCCGAAGACAATATTACAAAAGTCATGGTTCCTGGCGCTTTTGAAATCCCGGTTGCCGCCAATAAAATGGCGCAGTCAGGCGATTATGATGCGATTGTTGCGATCGGCGCGGTGATTCGCGGCGGAACGCCACACTTTGATTATGTTGCCGGTGAATGCGTGAAAGGCATTGGACAGATTCAGTTGCAGACCGGTGTCCCGGTTTCGTTTGGTGTTCTGACTGTAGACACTATTGAACAAGCGATTGAACGTGCCGGTACCAAGGCGGGTAACAAGGGTGAAGAATGCACTCTTGCGGCCATTGAAATGGTTAATGTATTGAAGCAGATTTAA
- the ribBA gene encoding bifunctional 3,4-dihydroxy-2-butanone-4-phosphate synthase/GTP cyclohydrolase II yields the protein MALNTIEELIEDYKQGKMVILMDDEDRENEGDLLVPAETVTPEDINFMARYGRGLICLTMTRDRCNQLHLPLMVRDNTDPHGTNFTVSIEAAKGVTTGISAADRAVTVRTAVAQDAGPQDIVTPGHIFPLMAQPGGVLTRAGHTEAGCDLARLAGFEPSSVIVEIMNEDGSMARRDDLETYAKEHGIKIGTIADLIEYRLKNEKTIERVSECFLPTEFGEFKLIGYQDVLDQKAHFALVYGQISSDQPTAVRVHMLDTLCDVFGSKRPECGWSLQAAMKQISEEGSGAIVVLRKNEEAGALLDKIQHYQMMDRGIKVPETQNPDDTKTFGLGAQIIADLGMKKLKIIGSAMKMSALSGFGLEVVEVMPKKDV from the coding sequence ATGGCATTAAATACAATAGAAGAGCTGATTGAAGATTATAAGCAGGGCAAAATGGTCATTCTGATGGATGACGAAGACCGTGAAAACGAGGGTGATCTGTTGGTTCCTGCCGAGACGGTAACCCCTGAAGACATTAATTTCATGGCCCGTTACGGACGTGGCCTAATCTGTCTGACCATGACCCGTGACCGCTGCAATCAGCTACATCTTCCGCTGATGGTGCGTGACAATACGGATCCTCACGGAACGAACTTTACCGTCTCGATCGAGGCGGCCAAAGGAGTGACTACCGGGATTTCAGCGGCGGATCGCGCCGTTACGGTACGTACTGCGGTCGCTCAGGATGCCGGTCCTCAGGATATCGTTACACCGGGGCATATTTTCCCATTGATGGCGCAGCCGGGTGGTGTCTTGACGCGTGCAGGACATACCGAAGCGGGTTGTGATCTGGCGCGCCTTGCCGGTTTTGAACCGTCTTCTGTTATTGTTGAAATTATGAACGAAGATGGCTCGATGGCGCGGCGCGATGATCTTGAAACCTATGCTAAAGAGCATGGAATAAAGATCGGTACCATTGCTGATCTGATCGAATACCGTTTGAAGAACGAGAAAACCATCGAGCGCGTTTCAGAGTGTTTTTTGCCGACCGAGTTCGGCGAGTTCAAGTTGATCGGTTATCAGGATGTACTTGATCAGAAAGCGCATTTTGCATTGGTTTACGGACAGATCTCTTCGGATCAGCCGACGGCAGTCCGCGTGCATATGCTGGATACCCTGTGTGATGTCTTCGGTTCCAAGCGTCCGGAGTGCGGCTGGTCGCTGCAGGCGGCAATGAAGCAGATTTCCGAAGAGGGCAGCGGGGCGATTGTCGTGTTGCGCAAGAATGAAGAAGCCGGCGCCTTGCTGGATAAGATCCAGCATTATCAGATGATGGATCGCGGTATTAAGGTTCCGGAAACGCAGAATCCGGATGACACCAAAACCTTCGGTCTTGGTGCGCAGATCATTGCCGATCTGGGCATGAAGAAACTGAAGATCATCGGTTCCGCAATGAAAATGAGTGCATTGAGCGGTTTCGGCCTGGAAGTGGTTGAAGTTATGCCGAAAAAGGATGTCTGA
- a CDS encoding riboflavin synthase, giving the protein MFTGIIQAEGKISKIEPRDGDWKVTIHTGKLDMNDVAQGDSIAANGICLTAIEFGKDFYVADVSSETLSVTTAEEWTPGTPVNLEKALRLQDRLGGHLVSGHVDGVGEVKTISQDARSWRYQIEAPQTICKYIAAKGSICINGISLTVNKVDGCVFDVNIVPHTRQETTIKYFEVGTKVNLEVDLLARYLERMLNAPQAEAQSNITENFLAEHGFK; this is encoded by the coding sequence ATGTTTACGGGTATTATCCAAGCTGAAGGAAAAATCAGTAAAATCGAGCCGCGTGATGGCGACTGGAAAGTCACGATCCACACTGGAAAACTGGATATGAATGATGTGGCGCAAGGGGATTCCATTGCCGCCAACGGGATCTGTCTTACCGCAATCGAATTCGGCAAAGATTTCTATGTTGCCGATGTTTCTTCTGAAACGCTAAGCGTTACCACGGCCGAAGAATGGACGCCGGGTACGCCGGTCAATCTGGAAAAAGCCTTGCGCTTGCAGGATCGTCTCGGTGGGCATCTGGTGAGCGGTCATGTAGACGGCGTGGGTGAGGTTAAGACGATCTCTCAGGATGCCCGATCGTGGCGTTATCAGATTGAGGCACCGCAAACCATCTGTAAATACATAGCGGCTAAAGGTTCGATTTGTATTAACGGCATCAGTTTGACGGTCAATAAAGTCGACGGGTGTGTTTTTGATGTTAATATCGTGCCGCATACCCGTCAGGAAACGACCATTAAATATTTCGAGGTCGGTACCAAGGTCAATCTGGAGGTTGATCTTCTGGCGAGATATCTGGAGCGGATGCTGAATGCTCCGCAGGCAGAAGCGCAGTCCAATATTACTGAAAACTTTTTGGCGGAACACGGATTTAAATAA